Proteins encoded within one genomic window of Kibdelosporangium phytohabitans:
- a CDS encoding winged helix-turn-helix transcriptional regulator, whose amino-acid sequence MPKRTSHEDSTCPVARPLDAIGDGWSLLIIRDAFDGLRRFGEFQRNLGLAKNILSARLHSLVAHGILTTVPAGDGSPYLEYVLTEKGRGLFPVLVALRQWSEEHFFTPHESRTRLVDSRDGAAVAVRVLSHDGRDLRPEDTVTRLFPA is encoded by the coding sequence GTGCCGAAGCGGACCAGCCACGAGGACTCGACATGCCCCGTCGCCCGGCCGCTCGACGCGATCGGCGACGGCTGGTCGCTGCTGATCATCCGGGACGCCTTCGACGGCCTGCGCCGGTTCGGCGAGTTCCAGCGCAACCTCGGCCTCGCCAAGAACATCCTCTCCGCCCGGCTGCACAGCCTGGTCGCGCACGGGATCCTCACGACCGTTCCCGCCGGCGACGGCAGCCCTTACCTGGAGTACGTCCTCACCGAGAAGGGGCGTGGGCTTTTTCCCGTTCTCGTCGCTTTGCGGCAGTGGAGCGAGGAGCACTTCTTCACGCCTCACGAGAGTCGGACTCGGCTTGTCGATTCCAGGGATGGTGCTGCTGTCGCTGTGCGTGTTCTATCTCATGACGGCCGGGATCTTCGGCCTGAGGACACGGTTACCCGGCTTTTTCCGGCTTGA
- a CDS encoding MFS transporter yields the protein MNRRTASMFAVACGLAVANVYYAQPLLEVVSADMGLSQAVAGVIGTVTQIGYGAGLVLIVPLGDLVNRRRLVVGQTVLSALALVAVALAPTAPVLLAGLMAVGALAVVTQVLVAYSASLADPSERGRIVGIVTSGIIIGILLARTVSGTVADLTGWRSVYVLAAAAALVMAALLWTKLPRDDEPRERISYPRLIGSLFTLFATVAVLRTRAVLALLIFMGFTVLATPMVLPLSAPPYSLSTTEVGLFGLAGAVGALGASHAGRLTDRGHGQRVTGIGLAVMLASWIPIALLPHSLWGLVIGVLVIDFGLQSVHVANQSLIYRTRPEAQSRLTAGYMVFYSVGSATGAIVSTVTYTHTGWAGVCVLGATIGLIALLFWIIADRRRF from the coding sequence GTGAATCGGCGGACGGCGTCGATGTTCGCGGTGGCGTGCGGGCTGGCGGTCGCCAACGTCTACTACGCCCAGCCGTTGCTGGAAGTCGTCAGCGCCGACATGGGGCTGAGCCAGGCCGTAGCCGGTGTCATCGGCACGGTCACGCAGATCGGCTACGGGGCCGGGCTGGTGCTGATCGTCCCGCTCGGTGACCTGGTGAACCGGCGGCGGCTCGTGGTCGGGCAGACCGTGCTCTCGGCCCTCGCGCTGGTCGCCGTCGCGCTGGCACCCACGGCGCCTGTGCTCCTGGCCGGGCTGATGGCCGTCGGTGCGCTGGCCGTCGTCACGCAGGTGCTGGTCGCTTACTCGGCGAGCCTGGCCGACCCGTCCGAACGAGGCCGCATCGTCGGCATCGTCACCAGCGGGATCATCATCGGCATCCTGCTGGCCCGGACGGTGTCGGGCACAGTGGCCGACCTGACGGGCTGGCGTTCGGTGTACGTCCTCGCCGCCGCCGCGGCGCTCGTCATGGCAGCTCTACTGTGGACGAAACTGCCGCGCGACGACGAGCCGCGGGAGCGGATCTCCTACCCACGACTGATCGGATCCCTGTTCACCCTGTTCGCCACGGTTGCCGTGCTGCGGACACGCGCGGTTCTCGCCTTGCTGATCTTCATGGGATTCACCGTGCTCGCCACGCCCATGGTGCTTCCGCTGAGCGCGCCGCCGTATTCCCTGTCCACGACAGAGGTCGGCCTGTTCGGGCTCGCCGGAGCCGTCGGTGCGCTCGGTGCGTCGCACGCCGGAAGGCTGACCGACCGCGGACACGGGCAGCGCGTCACCGGGATCGGCCTGGCCGTGATGCTGGCCTCGTGGATCCCGATCGCGTTGCTTCCCCATTCGCTGTGGGGGCTCGTCATCGGTGTGCTGGTGATCGACTTCGGCCTGCAGTCGGTCCACGTGGCCAACCAGAGCCTCATCTACCGCACCCGCCCGGAAGCGCAGAGCCGCCTGACTGCCGGATACATGGTGTTCTACTCCGTCGGCAGCGCCACCGGCGCCATCGTGTCCACTGTGACCTACACGCACACCGGCTGGGCAGGGGTGTGCGTCCTCGGCGCCACCATCGGCCTGATCGCGTTGCTGTTCTGGATCATCGCTGACCGGCGTCGCTTCTGA
- a CDS encoding M20 family metallopeptidase, which yields MLADLSALVAAESPSTAKPLLDSTAELIRTWLDDRLGPPDEWHRHVQPGHGDVLTATYQGSTDEHVLLIGHYDTVWPAGTLADWPFDVDGGKATGPGVYDMKAGLVTGIWAIRALRALDLPCPTVTLLFNGDEELGSPVSRPYIEQAADGCLAALVLEPGVGWDVKAERKGVGVFTLGTRGVEAHAGNDPEAGASAVHALAEVVGQLVAAEDRAAGTTINVGTIAGGTARNVVAGEARGMVDVRVTTQAEADRVDGVIAGLSATDPRVRVSVTGGWNRPPMRLTPPSKRLFDLADEVATDIRGPLTPISVGGGSDANFVAAMGVAVLDGLGASGAGAHARHEHVLVADMPDRAALVAGVLTRLRGSAA from the coding sequence ATGCTGGCCGATCTGTCCGCATTGGTCGCCGCGGAGTCGCCGAGCACGGCGAAACCGTTGCTGGACAGCACAGCCGAGCTGATCAGGACCTGGCTCGACGACCGGCTCGGCCCGCCGGACGAGTGGCACCGGCACGTCCAGCCCGGCCACGGTGACGTGCTGACCGCGACCTACCAGGGCAGCACGGACGAGCACGTCCTGCTGATCGGGCACTACGACACGGTGTGGCCCGCGGGAACGCTCGCGGACTGGCCGTTCGACGTGGACGGCGGCAAAGCGACCGGTCCGGGCGTGTACGACATGAAAGCCGGTCTGGTCACCGGGATCTGGGCGATCCGGGCATTGCGGGCACTGGACTTGCCGTGCCCGACCGTGACGTTGCTGTTCAACGGCGACGAGGAACTCGGCAGCCCGGTGTCGAGGCCGTACATCGAGCAGGCGGCTGACGGCTGCCTCGCCGCGCTCGTGCTGGAACCGGGCGTCGGCTGGGATGTGAAAGCCGAACGCAAGGGCGTGGGCGTCTTCACCCTCGGCACGCGGGGGGTCGAGGCCCACGCGGGCAACGACCCGGAAGCCGGGGCCAGTGCCGTGCACGCGCTCGCGGAGGTCGTCGGGCAACTCGTCGCCGCCGAGGACCGCGCGGCGGGCACCACGATCAACGTCGGCACGATCGCCGGCGGCACAGCGCGCAACGTCGTGGCGGGTGAGGCACGCGGCATGGTCGACGTCCGGGTCACCACGCAGGCCGAGGCCGACCGGGTCGACGGGGTCATCGCCGGACTGTCGGCCACGGACCCGCGCGTGCGGGTGTCCGTGACCGGCGGGTGGAACCGGCCGCCGATGCGGCTGACACCGCCGAGTAAACGACTGTTCGACCTCGCCGACGAGGTCGCGACGGACATCCGAGGACCGCTCACTCCGATCAGCGTCGGCGGCGGAAGCGACGCCAACTTCGTCGCCGCGATGGGTGTCGCCGTGCTGGACGGCCTCGGAGCCAGCGGCGCGGGCGCCCATGCCCGCCACGAGCACGTGCTCGTCGCCGACATGCCCGACCGCGCCGCACTGGTCGCCGGGGTACTGACCCGCCTGCGTGGGTCAGCGGCGTGA
- a CDS encoding Lrp/AsnC family transcriptional regulator: MQVLDDADLDMVAALQLAPRAPLNVVADVLGTSASTVSRRMHRLREDRLMRVISTVHWPLLLSGNPYVVWIRCEPGKVAAVAAAVQDVPEAQSILVTTGDADIHCTIYPLVGTDPRKLLTRTLPGIAGVASVQSHLVLRTARRAVSWRIDRLTKAQAAALAAYASPAAASLETLTDPEFRTLRLLFDDGRISAADVARSLDVSRSTAYRLLQSVLDGGAARPRVEIEPAVLGYPITALLTFDVRPRHIPVALAALGAHRSGRLTVMTAGPASIIHHGVFRDEEDLASFITDDVGALDGVSGFAMSVALGVLRRQWIDRDGVLLGRRRHDILHGAYATAG, from the coding sequence GTGCAAGTACTGGATGACGCCGACCTCGACATGGTCGCCGCGCTGCAACTCGCCCCCCGCGCGCCGCTCAACGTCGTCGCCGACGTGCTCGGCACGTCGGCGAGCACGGTCAGCAGGCGGATGCACCGGCTGCGGGAGGACCGGCTGATGCGCGTCATCTCGACCGTGCACTGGCCGCTGTTGCTCAGCGGCAACCCGTACGTGGTGTGGATCCGGTGCGAGCCGGGGAAGGTCGCGGCGGTCGCGGCCGCCGTGCAGGACGTGCCGGAAGCACAGTCCATTTTGGTCACGACCGGTGACGCGGACATCCATTGCACCATATATCCGTTGGTGGGAACGGATCCGCGCAAGCTTCTGACGCGAACGCTGCCCGGCATCGCGGGTGTCGCGTCCGTGCAGTCCCATCTCGTGCTCAGGACCGCGCGGCGGGCCGTGTCGTGGCGGATCGACCGGCTCACCAAGGCACAGGCCGCCGCGCTGGCCGCGTACGCGTCACCGGCCGCCGCGAGCCTCGAAACGCTCACCGATCCGGAGTTCCGGACGTTGCGGCTGCTGTTCGACGACGGCCGGATCTCCGCGGCCGACGTCGCCCGGTCACTGGACGTCAGCAGGTCGACGGCGTACCGGCTGCTCCAGTCGGTGCTCGACGGCGGCGCGGCGCGACCGCGCGTGGAGATCGAACCCGCGGTACTCGGCTACCCGATCACCGCGTTGCTGACGTTCGACGTGCGACCGCGGCACATCCCGGTCGCGCTCGCCGCGCTCGGCGCGCACCGCTCAGGCAGGCTCACGGTGATGACGGCCGGACCCGCGTCGATCATCCACCACGGCGTCTTCCGCGACGAGGAGGACCTGGCCTCGTTCATCACCGACGACGTCGGCGCGCTCGACGGAGTCAGCGGTTTCGCCATGTCCGTCGCGCTGGGCGTGCTGCGCCGCCAGTGGATCGACCGGGACGGCGTCCTGTTGGGACGGCGCAGGCACGACATCCTGCACGGTGCCTACGCGACCGCCGGCTGA
- a CDS encoding DUF4394 domain-containing protein, with protein sequence MGSRFSRRIGVAVLTAATATAVAVGVPASSTAGTAPSLQVFGILANGTVMAAFKTNTPQQLDWVRSVSGLTGNDKSLIGIDYRVQDGKLYGVANHGGIYTITLPVKPEDPVRVHKVSQLTVALHGTRFGVDFNPAANRLRVVSDTGQNLRHDTDGGVTAADTNLSATAVTAAAYTNNDLHPDTDTTLFVLNTSTDRAAIQSPANSGQIAPTGKLGPDADTDAGLDIYSDLTGSKTATNTAFGTLVVAGVGRFYAVEVLTGTATEIGAFPLPVTDVAIALDKN encoded by the coding sequence ATGGGCTCACGGTTCTCCAGGCGGATCGGGGTGGCGGTGCTCACCGCCGCGACAGCGACCGCCGTGGCCGTCGGGGTACCCGCCAGCAGCACGGCGGGAACAGCGCCGAGCCTCCAGGTGTTCGGCATCCTGGCCAACGGCACAGTCATGGCGGCGTTCAAGACCAACACCCCGCAGCAACTCGACTGGGTCAGGTCGGTATCAGGCCTGACCGGCAACGACAAATCGCTGATCGGCATCGACTACCGGGTGCAGGACGGCAAGCTCTACGGAGTCGCGAACCACGGCGGGATCTACACGATCACCCTGCCGGTGAAACCCGAAGACCCAGTCCGGGTCCACAAGGTGTCGCAACTGACAGTGGCACTGCACGGCACCAGATTCGGTGTTGACTTCAACCCAGCGGCCAACCGCCTACGGGTGGTCAGCGACACAGGGCAGAATCTCCGCCACGACACCGACGGAGGCGTGACAGCGGCCGACACGAACCTGTCAGCGACAGCGGTGACAGCAGCCGCGTACACCAACAACGACCTCCACCCCGACACCGACACCACCTTGTTCGTCCTGAACACCTCGACGGACAGGGCAGCCATCCAGTCACCCGCCAACAGCGGCCAGATCGCCCCGACCGGCAAACTGGGCCCGGACGCCGACACGGACGCGGGCCTCGACATCTACAGCGACCTCACCGGAAGCAAAACAGCCACGAACACGGCATTCGGCACACTCGTAGTCGCCGGAGTCGGCAGGTTCTACGCAGTCGAGGTGCTGACCGGCACCGCGACTGAGATCGGCGCGTTCCCGTTGCCAGTAACAGACGTGGCCATAGCGCTCGACAAGAACTGA
- a CDS encoding aldo/keto reductase codes for MGTLSLDSYRLLGRSGLRVSPLSLGTMTFGTDWGWGADTGEARRIFDAYVDRGGNFVDTASQYTNGVAEQMLGEFAGDKRESLVLATKYTMMRRPGDPNSGGNHRKSMIASVEASLRKLRTDYIDLLYMHVWDFTTPVDEIMRALDDLVRAGKVLYTGMSDIPAWQVARMQTIADLRGWAPLVALQIEYSLAQRTVERDLIPMAAELGLGVLPWSPLASGVLVGKYTEADLNHDGGSSAEGTRKDVAAGNGALTARNLAIADVVKDVALQIGASPAQVALAWTLLNPAVTSPIIGARTFEQFEDNLGALNVEFDADHVAALEKASAIELGFPHDFVDLPLPRSVVFGDLTVQSRR; via the coding sequence GTGGGCACTCTCTCCCTGGACAGCTACCGGCTGCTCGGCCGCTCGGGTCTGCGCGTCTCACCGCTGTCGCTCGGCACGATGACGTTCGGCACCGACTGGGGCTGGGGCGCCGACACCGGCGAGGCCCGGCGGATCTTCGACGCGTACGTCGACCGAGGCGGCAACTTCGTCGACACGGCCAGCCAGTACACCAACGGCGTGGCCGAGCAGATGCTCGGCGAGTTCGCCGGTGACAAGCGGGAAAGCCTCGTACTGGCCACGAAGTACACGATGATGCGGCGGCCGGGCGACCCGAACTCCGGCGGCAACCACCGCAAGAGCATGATCGCCTCGGTCGAGGCGAGCCTGCGCAAGCTGCGCACCGACTACATCGACCTGCTCTACATGCACGTCTGGGACTTCACCACACCGGTGGACGAGATCATGCGCGCGCTGGACGACCTGGTCCGCGCGGGCAAGGTGCTCTACACCGGCATGTCCGACATCCCGGCGTGGCAGGTCGCCCGGATGCAAACCATCGCGGACCTGCGCGGCTGGGCGCCGCTGGTGGCGCTGCAGATCGAGTACAGCCTGGCCCAGCGGACCGTGGAACGCGACCTCATCCCGATGGCCGCCGAACTGGGCCTCGGCGTGCTGCCGTGGTCACCGCTGGCCAGTGGCGTGCTGGTCGGCAAGTACACCGAAGCCGACCTCAACCACGACGGCGGCTCCAGCGCCGAAGGCACCCGCAAGGACGTGGCCGCGGGCAACGGCGCGCTGACGGCACGCAACCTGGCCATCGCGGACGTCGTGAAAGACGTCGCGCTCCAGATCGGAGCGAGCCCGGCGCAGGTCGCGCTGGCGTGGACACTGCTCAACCCGGCGGTCACCTCGCCGATCATCGGGGCGCGCACTTTCGAGCAGTTCGAGGACAACCTCGGCGCGCTGAACGTCGAGTTCGACGCCGACCACGTGGCGGCGCTGGAGAAGGCCAGTGCCATCGAACTCGGCTTCCCGCACGACTTCGTGGACCTGCCGCTGCCGAGGAGCGTGGTCTTCGGAGACCTCACCGTCCAGTCACGCCGCTGA
- a CDS encoding helix-turn-helix domain-containing protein yields the protein MIEEEAVGCTCRCTCGRSPAGFADLTAAQRRVAMLAAFGYTNRQIGSTLFLATSTVEQHLTNVYRRLGIKGRAEILGTIRQFNQVTPIGRLGAVPQPAVA from the coding sequence ATGATCGAAGAGGAAGCGGTTGGCTGCACATGCCGGTGTACCTGCGGGCGCAGCCCGGCGGGGTTCGCGGACCTCACCGCCGCACAGCGCCGGGTGGCCATGCTCGCCGCCTTCGGGTACACCAACCGGCAGATCGGTTCGACGTTGTTCCTCGCGACGAGCACGGTCGAACAGCACCTGACCAATGTGTACCGCAGGCTCGGCATCAAGGGCCGCGCGGAGATCCTCGGCACGATCCGCCAGTTCAACCAGGTCACCCCGATCGGCAGGCTCGGCGCGGTGCCTCAGCCGGCGGTCGCGTAG
- a CDS encoding AbgT family transporter, translating into MSGETKQRRSVTSFVLRVLDVVDRVGNKLPHPFWLFVIMSVLVVVASWILSLLHVAVVSPADGKTIGVKSLVSDAGVRMILGDLIKNFVNFPPLGLIVVVMLGVAVADKSGLLPALMRAALARVPAKLVTFAISLTAMFAQIASDAAFVVMIPLAMIAFRAVGRSPVIGAVVAYVSVGGASSIGLVITGSDAVFAGLTTSAAHTIDPGYLVTPVSNYYFSVASSLLLAVSITLVTELVVAKRVAAMNAVEPELTDVEELPDMTLSETERRGVRRALFAALAYVVLVVLAMVPSGSPLRGEGGSIVNSPLMNNIAVILMLFFMIIGTVYGVTAGTMKFPKDFPDLMGQGLRELVPVLVLFFAVSQFLGYFKWTNIGQVIAISGARALDSLGAQPVVIFIGAVLLISLMNLLLTSGSAMYALVAPVLVPMLMLLHIQPETTQALFRIADAPTNSVTPMSPYFVIALGFIRRYRPSAGVGTLMSLVLPIAVVNLCVWLLMFLAWYGIGLPLGPGVPVR; encoded by the coding sequence ATGTCCGGGGAGACCAAACAGCGGCGTTCGGTGACGTCGTTCGTGCTGCGCGTGCTCGACGTGGTCGACCGCGTGGGCAACAAGCTGCCGCACCCGTTCTGGCTGTTCGTGATCATGAGCGTGCTGGTGGTCGTCGCCAGCTGGATCCTGTCGCTGCTGCACGTCGCCGTGGTGTCACCGGCCGACGGCAAGACGATCGGCGTGAAGAGCCTGGTCTCCGACGCCGGTGTGCGGATGATCCTCGGCGACCTGATCAAGAACTTCGTGAACTTCCCGCCGCTCGGGCTGATCGTGGTGGTCATGCTCGGCGTCGCGGTCGCCGACAAGAGCGGCCTGCTGCCCGCGCTGATGCGGGCCGCGCTGGCCAGGGTGCCGGCCAAGCTGGTCACGTTCGCGATCTCGCTGACCGCGATGTTCGCCCAGATCGCCTCCGACGCGGCGTTCGTCGTGATGATCCCGCTGGCGATGATCGCCTTCCGCGCGGTCGGCCGCAGCCCGGTGATCGGCGCTGTCGTGGCGTACGTGTCGGTCGGCGGCGCGAGCAGCATCGGCCTGGTGATCACCGGCTCGGACGCGGTGTTCGCCGGGCTGACCACGTCGGCCGCGCACACCATCGACCCGGGGTACCTGGTCACGCCGGTCTCCAACTACTACTTCTCGGTGGCGTCCTCGCTGCTGCTCGCGGTCAGCATCACGCTGGTGACCGAACTGGTCGTGGCCAAGCGGGTGGCCGCGATGAACGCCGTCGAGCCGGAGCTCACCGACGTCGAAGAGCTGCCGGACATGACGCTGTCGGAGACCGAGCGCAGGGGCGTGCGACGGGCGCTGTTCGCGGCGCTGGCCTACGTCGTGCTCGTGGTGCTGGCGATGGTCCCGTCCGGGTCGCCGTTGCGCGGCGAGGGCGGCTCGATCGTGAACTCGCCGTTGATGAACAACATCGCGGTGATCCTGATGCTGTTCTTCATGATCATCGGCACGGTCTACGGCGTCACGGCCGGCACCATGAAGTTCCCCAAGGACTTCCCCGACCTGATGGGCCAGGGCCTGCGCGAACTGGTCCCGGTGCTGGTGCTGTTCTTCGCGGTCTCGCAGTTCCTCGGCTACTTCAAGTGGACCAACATCGGCCAGGTGATCGCGATCAGCGGTGCCCGCGCGCTCGACTCGCTCGGCGCGCAACCGGTGGTCATCTTCATCGGCGCGGTACTGCTGATCAGCCTGATGAACCTGCTGCTGACCAGCGGATCGGCGATGTACGCGCTGGTCGCACCGGTCCTCGTGCCGATGTTGATGCTGCTGCACATCCAGCCGGAGACCACGCAGGCGCTGTTCCGGATCGCCGACGCGCCGACCAACAGCGTCACGCCGATGAGCCCGTACTTCGTCATCGCGCTCGGGTTCATCCGCCGCTACCGGCCCTCCGCCGGGGTCGGCACCCTGATGTCCCTCGTGCTGCCGATCGCCGTGGTGAACCTGTGCGTGTGGCTGCTGATGTTCCTTGCCTGGTACGGAATCGGCCTGCCGCTTGGCCCCGGCGTGCCGGTCCGCTGA
- a CDS encoding LacI family DNA-binding transcriptional regulator produces MAPPDRGGRPTLEDVAAYAGVSRSTASRALNEETYVSPRAREAVMAAARDLGYSPNQAARSLVTRRTGAIALLLSEPESKVLDDPYYLVVMRAAFRELANRGSQMLVMFVDNRQDIPRTMKFLDGGHVDGVLVFAPHTGDPLAPALRQLRVPIVFGGSSVANAKGLYTVDYDNRSGAKMAVEHLLAHGRKRIVTITGPQSQRAARDRLAGWREALAAAGMKTEGRSESADFTPSSGDQAMRHLLERVPDLDAVFAASDPMAAGAIRALRAAGRSVPGDVAVVGFDDNPRVAPALEPPLTTVHQDPAEQVARMIEMLLLLQSGHEPPVRRLVLPVSLTKRGSA; encoded by the coding sequence GTGGCACCACCGGATCGGGGCGGCAGGCCGACACTCGAGGATGTCGCGGCCTACGCGGGAGTGTCTCGCTCGACAGCGTCGCGAGCGTTGAACGAAGAGACATACGTGAGCCCAAGGGCGAGAGAGGCGGTGATGGCGGCGGCGCGTGATCTGGGGTACTCGCCGAACCAGGCGGCGCGCTCGCTGGTGACCAGGCGAACAGGTGCGATCGCGTTGTTGTTGTCGGAACCGGAGTCGAAGGTCCTCGACGACCCGTACTACCTGGTCGTCATGCGCGCGGCGTTCCGCGAACTGGCCAACCGGGGCAGCCAGATGCTGGTCATGTTCGTGGACAACAGGCAGGACATCCCCCGCACGATGAAGTTCCTCGATGGCGGGCACGTCGACGGAGTGCTCGTGTTCGCGCCGCACACGGGCGACCCGCTCGCGCCGGCGCTGCGGCAGTTGCGGGTGCCGATCGTCTTCGGCGGCTCGTCGGTCGCGAACGCCAAAGGCCTGTACACAGTGGACTACGACAACAGGTCGGGCGCGAAGATGGCCGTCGAGCACCTGCTGGCGCACGGCCGCAAGCGGATCGTCACGATCACCGGGCCGCAGAGCCAGCGCGCGGCGCGCGACCGGCTGGCCGGCTGGCGCGAGGCGCTCGCGGCAGCGGGGATGAAGACGGAAGGTCGGTCGGAGTCGGCCGACTTCACCCCGTCGAGCGGGGACCAGGCGATGCGGCACCTGCTGGAACGGGTACCGGACCTCGACGCGGTCTTCGCGGCGAGCGACCCGATGGCGGCAGGGGCCATCAGGGCCTTGCGGGCGGCGGGCCGCAGCGTGCCCGGTGACGTCGCGGTCGTGGGGTTCGACGACAACCCGCGCGTGGCGCCCGCTCTGGAACCGCCGCTGACCACGGTGCACCAGGATCCGGCCGAACAGGTCGCGCGGATGATCGAGATGCTGCTCCTGCTGCAGTCGGGGCACGAGCCGCCGGTCCGGCGGCTGGTGCTGCCGGTGTCGCTGACCAAGCGCGGCTCGGCGTGA